From Hydra vulgaris chromosome 15, alternate assembly HydraT2T_AEP, one genomic window encodes:
- the LOC136091532 gene encoding uncharacterized protein LOC136091532 — protein MISHLKLHGEEGSVVCENCFSKFKSVKDFKLHNKNCFAPFDTEIEVINNNIDFNIEKPDDFQFLNENRKDQLASLALHLRGKYRCSENVVNIIFSNLQNIFNNKSQNEEISTICKQLSTEYFRTRYFQTAFKMPQIQLVSKNSLHGCFIPFKEILQFIFTSNEYDKFLEYSSEISISLYSDDLGVTNPIGKSRGKHKLWVLYFQLLNIPQCCLSKSFSIFPLAITGSKSVKVKSFMKSLLLDLVQSLNELSLIDSSTLTNAKGKKFIVKLKHFIGDSLTCNAIAGFKEGFSKKVVRCCRVCNSTRSEMLVYNKHSQCKVRNLEEHKIRVKELGNPSLPRVERLKWSKLYGFQSNSILSEIKEFDVTKQVLFDPMHDLLEGVIPLQIELYLNHGVLKGFFTIDSLNDFVKLFQYPKDSEKPPVIVDLVIKGKFGSAQVLSICRILPIFLRSITIDCHFLCLIKLLHILKMCLSPVTTEAYFISLEEAIAAHHTLFMNLYPDKFIPKLHFLIHYPQQSRQFGPLRYHMCMAFERKHQVIKNIRHFNFKNMPYSAMKSMVLNTVASFYNSFGEINNGVLCELNQVTLKKNIVTCIRINGIKYCPESSLWFHDGFQSSAYIIKEIQEKGEKTAFITSQLQCLTYNVLRGFFTAVEDDTVPFKTIAAEGLAFPWPAFYFKEGDIFYVVPPALPVLII, from the coding sequence ATGATATCACATCTTAAATTACATGGTGAGGAAGGTTCAGTTGTATGTgaaaactgtttttcaaaatttaaaagtgttaaagattttaaacttcacaataaaaactgttttgctCCTTTTGATACTGAAATtgaagtaattaataataatattgattttaatatcGAAAAACCGGacgattttcaatttttgaatgaaaataggAAAGATCAACTTGCTTCATTAGCTCTTCATTTGCGAGGAAAATATCGATGCTCTGAAAATGTggtcaacattattttttcaaacttgcaaaatatttttaataataaatcacaAAACGAAGAGATTTCTACAATTTGTAAACAACTAtcaacagaatattttagaACAAGATATTTTCAAACTGCTTTTAAAATGCCACAAATTCAGTTAGTATCCAAAAATAGTTTACATGGATGTTTTATTCCATTTAAAGAAATACTTCagtttatttttacatcaaatgAATATGATAAGTTTCTAGAGTATTCTTCAGAAATATCTATCTCATTGTATTCAGATGATTTAGGTGTAACTAATCCAATAGGCAAATCTAGAGGAAAACACAAGTTGTgggttttatattttcagttgtTAAACATTCCACAATGCTGTTTAAGTAAATCTTTCTCAATATTCCCTTTAGCAATAACTGGTTCTAAATCTGTTAAGGTAAAAAGCTTTATGAAATCTCTTCTTCTTGACTTGGTACAATCTCTAAATGAACTATCATTGATTGATTCCTCAACTTTAACTAAtgctaaaggtaaaaaattcattgtaaagttaaaacactttattgGCGATTCATTAACTTGCAATGCAATTGCTGGTTTTAAAGAGGGTTTTAGCAAGAAAGTTGTGAGGTGCTGTAGAGTGTGTAATTCGACCAGGTCAGAAAtgttagtttataataaacattctcAGTGTAAAGTAAGGAATTTAGAGGAACACAAGATAAGAGTCAAAGAACTAGGTAATCCTAGTCTTCCCAGAGTTGAACGTTTAAAATGGTCAAAACTATATGGCTTTCAATCTAACAGTATTTTATCTGAAATTAAGGAATTTGATGTGACAAAGCAAGTTCTTTTTGATCCAATGCATGATTTGTTAGAAGGTGTAATACCTTTGCAGATAGAACTTTACTTGAATCATGGGGTTTTGAAAGGTTTTTTTACAATAGATAGCTTGAACGATTTTGTGAAATTGTTTCAATACCCAAAAGACAGTGAAAAACCACCTGTAATAGTTGATTTGGTTATTAAGGGGAAATTTGGCAGTGCTCAAGTTCTTTCTATTTGTCgtattttaccaatttttttaagaagtatCACTATTGATTGTCATTTCTTATGTCTTATTAAGCTGCTGCATATTCTTAAAATGTGTCTCTCTCCAGTTACCACTGAGGCTTACTTCATCTCTTTAGAAGAAGCAATTGCAGCCCATCATACtctttttatgaatttatatccAGATAAGTTTATACCAAAGCTTCATTTTCTTATTCATTATCCTCAGCAATCCAGACAGTTTGGTCCACTACGATACCACATGTGTATGGCTTTTGAGAGGAAACaccaagtaataaaaaatattaggcattttaacttcaaaaatatgcCTTATAGTGCTATGAAGAGTATGGTTTTAAACACTGTTGcatctttttataattcttttggAGAAATTAATAATGGAGTTCTTTGTGAATTAaatcaagttactttaaaaaaaaatattgttacctGCATCCGGATTAATGGTATTAAATATTGTCCTGAATCGTCTTTATGGTTTCATGATGGTTTTCAATCTTCTGcttatattattaaagaaatacaagaaaaaggagaaaaaacAGCATTCATTACCTCACAGCTTCAGTGCCTTACCTACAATGTGTTACGAGGTTTTTTTACTGCTGTTGAGGACGACACAGttccttttaaaactattgcagCTGAAGGCTTAGCTTTTCCTTGGccagcattttattttaaagaagggGATATTTTCTATGTTGTACCCCCAGCATTGCCAGTCCTTATCATATAG
- the LOC101234300 gene encoding galactose-3-O-sulfotransferase 2, translating to MKFLNRFNILLIFVFIMCMYTLFEFNIDVVFHYIGFKEFKKNLGSLIPFLRKSSSWKKVCNMETKPQRSIIYVKVQKTGSTTLRSTLLIYGKQYKLNICFDSTNLWGLNWPNAVEELKLTKVYNEKCDLIADELIFDPVIVEKLMNKDAFVMASVRHPVEHFLSLYKYSRIQSAVERLILKNVDLWESIRIFFKHYQLVRNIYTTYRENEVRDKYQIDLIQPNLQTRSLGIINGTKAEIIDRLDAFHFVVVADKYDESMVILREKLCCTIQDVVYRKQNVRRSNEEAKVQIPPDIEKAILEFNYADLIFYNIANNRLREEIEKHTYFEQALGIFKHELGLYESKCTNDDVPQTVKDSICPPKEVAQTGIFVENIRAEQQNILLSKLRDKFNST from the exons ATGAAGTTTCTAAAtcgatttaatattttattaattttcgtatTCATTATGTGCATGTATACTTTATTTGAGTTTAATATTGACGTAGTTTTTCATTATATcggttttaaagaatttaaaaagaatttggggagtttaattccatttttaaggAAGTCATCAAGTTGGAAGAAAGTGTGCAATATGGAAACAAAACCGCAACGCTCtataatttatgttaaagtacAAAAAACAGGTTCCACTACTCTTAGGAGCACTCTTCTTATTTATGGTAAACagtacaaattaaatatatgctTTGACTCGACAAACCTTTGGGGTTTGAACTGGCCTAATGCAGTAGAAGAATTAAAGTTGACAAAAGTATACAATGAGAAATGCGACTTAATAGCTGATGAGTTAATTTTTGATCCTGTTATTG ttGAGAAACTTATGAACAAAGACGCTTTTGTTATGGCATCTGTGCGCCATCCAGTCGaacattttctttctttatataaatactcAAGAATACAATCGGCTGTAGAACGattgatattaaaaaacgtAGATCTATGGGAAAGCATTAGGatattttttaagcattatCAACTAGTTCGAAATATTTACACAACCTACAGAGAAAACGAGGTACGAgataaatatcaaattgatcTTATTCAGCCTAATTTGCAAACTCGAAGTTTAGGAATTATTAACGGAACAAAAGCAGAAATAATTGATCGACTTGATGCTTTTcactttgttgttgttgcagaTAAATATGATGAGTCTATGGTTATACTGAGAGAAAAGTTATGTTGCACTATACAAGATGTAGTGTATCGCAAGCAAAATGTAAGACGAAGCAACGAAGAAGCAAAAGTTCAGATACCCCCCGATATTGAAAAAGCCATTTTAGAATTTAACTATGCTGATTTAATCTTTTacaatattgcaaataatagGCTACGCGAAGAAATAGAAAAACATACTTACTTTGAGCAAGCACTCGGTATTTTTAAACACGAACTaggtctttacgaatcaaaatGCACCAACGATGACGTGCCTCAAACTGTTAAAGATAGTATTTGCCCACCCAAAGAAGTTGCACAAACAGGTATTTTTGTAGAAAATATAAGAGCAGAACAGCAAAACATTTTGTTGAGCAAGTTAAGAGACAAATTTAATTCcacataa